A stretch of the Acetomicrobium thermoterrenum DSM 13490 genome encodes the following:
- the pepV gene encoding dipeptidase PepV: MTSLDAKITNLFPSIILNLQESVRIPSLQSDPAPDAPFGIEVKRALDQALKTASSLGFATQNLDGYVGWAEYGEGKDMVAVLGHLDVVPPGDGWTYPPFAGEIHGNKMFGRGTMDDKGPTIGALWALHAIKELSIPVKRRIRILFGTNEESGMKDMKYYLEHGGEIPLMGFTPDGEFPIIAYEKGQLHIRIDVPFIQPKASKSILLDINGGTVPNVVPSEAKATIRFLDSAKKQTTLNTFKETAQSNDIKISLLEEDNEVTLKVFGVAAHGSTPELGVNAIANLMYVLGSSIDEDWGKIICQLGKCFYGDANGMNLGIFVQDELSGKLTCNLGQLTFQDGYLSLVLDIRFPVTFQSEDIVSPLKAFVEKNGFSLSILREKAPLNMPEDSILIRKLQKVYEEKTGQEAKLLSMGGGTYAKALPNMVAFGPKFPGSPDVAHKADEFIDLDEYLKVIQIIGAAMVELAK, encoded by the coding sequence ATGACTTCCCTTGATGCTAAAATTACAAACTTGTTTCCTTCCATAATATTAAATTTGCAGGAGTCCGTAAGAATTCCAAGCCTTCAGAGTGACCCTGCCCCTGATGCTCCTTTTGGAATCGAGGTTAAAAGGGCATTAGATCAAGCATTAAAGACGGCTTCTTCGTTAGGGTTTGCCACACAAAATCTGGATGGCTACGTTGGTTGGGCAGAATACGGAGAAGGAAAAGATATGGTTGCTGTCCTCGGACATTTAGACGTCGTCCCTCCCGGAGACGGATGGACATATCCTCCTTTTGCTGGAGAAATTCATGGAAATAAAATGTTTGGACGAGGCACGATGGATGACAAAGGGCCGACGATAGGTGCGTTATGGGCTTTGCATGCCATAAAGGAACTTTCTATACCTGTAAAGCGCAGGATTCGTATCTTATTTGGAACGAACGAAGAAAGCGGCATGAAGGACATGAAGTATTATCTGGAGCACGGTGGAGAAATACCGCTGATGGGTTTTACACCCGACGGAGAATTCCCGATAATTGCATATGAAAAAGGACAGCTGCATATACGTATTGATGTACCATTTATCCAGCCTAAGGCCTCAAAGTCTATACTTTTAGATATAAATGGCGGGACTGTTCCCAATGTCGTGCCTTCTGAAGCAAAAGCCACTATCAGGTTTTTGGATTCAGCTAAGAAACAAACAACATTAAACACCTTCAAGGAAACCGCACAAAGTAATGACATAAAAATCTCCCTTCTTGAGGAAGACAATGAGGTTACATTAAAAGTATTTGGGGTTGCTGCTCACGGTAGCACTCCTGAATTAGGTGTAAATGCCATAGCAAATCTCATGTATGTTTTAGGATCTTCCATTGACGAGGATTGGGGCAAAATTATATGTCAATTAGGGAAATGCTTTTATGGCGACGCAAATGGTATGAATCTTGGAATTTTTGTCCAAGATGAATTGTCCGGTAAATTGACATGCAACCTGGGGCAACTAACATTTCAAGATGGGTATTTATCACTAGTGCTGGATATACGTTTTCCTGTTACCTTCCAATCCGAAGATATAGTTTCTCCCCTTAAAGCTTTTGTAGAAAAGAACGGATTTTCCTTATCGATCCTCCGCGAAAAGGCTCCACTTAACATGCCAGAAGACAGCATATTAATTAGAAAGCTTCAGAAGGTGTATGAAGAAAAGACCGGACAAGAAGCAAAATTGCTATCGATGGGCGGGGGTACTTACGCAAAAGCTCTCCCAAACATGGTTGCCTTTGGCCCGAAGTTTCCAGGAAGTCCAGATGTAGCACACAAAGCAGATGAGTTCATAGACTTAGACGAATACTTAAAGGTCATCCAAATAATCGGGGCTGCCATGGTAGAGTTGGCAAAATAA
- a CDS encoding ABC transporter substrate-binding protein yields the protein MKKVIFRTMLIGLFVGMIFTGYAWATVDDRIVRFTASNTPNIDPAQGHDRASQIALVNLYDSLIFQDYLGNLKNGVAESWTVSDDGLKYTFKIRDGILFHNGDKLTADDVVFSMKRLLTIKRGFSYLFEGLVKDISNPSNDTVVITLSEPFGPFLSTLTRFYIVNKKQVLEHLQDGNYGEFKDYGTNWLINNDAGSGPYKVVEMAHNQHLRAVKFPEYWKGFSSGNPEGFELLAVSEPVSVRTMMMRRQLEFTDEYQPVETYKSLEKVKGIDIFAISNGKMLYLSLNNAKAPTDDVHFRKALSYAIDYEALLQIFPWRKQPKAPIALSLIGAVSDLPYYDYDLEKAKEELSLSKYADNPDQFPVEIAWVADVPDREKLALAFQTYFDKLGVNVEVVKVPWAKFVDQASRLEDTPHGTTISESSHYSEAGSLLRAIYHSESIGTYTNTSWVKYPDIDEAIDKALKETDLNERLKLYRKAQELIVQYQPHIPIFEEPEVHAYQSGYLTWEPAELQKQEKTIAPGLDLLYMLGVQFREE from the coding sequence ATGAAGAAGGTCATTTTTAGGACTATGCTTATTGGTTTGTTTGTTGGAATGATTTTTACGGGTTACGCTTGGGCTACCGTTGATGACCGTATAGTGAGGTTTACTGCTTCTAATACACCCAATATAGATCCAGCCCAAGGACATGATCGAGCCTCCCAGATCGCCTTAGTAAACTTATATGATTCTTTGATATTTCAAGATTATTTAGGTAACCTAAAAAACGGTGTTGCTGAATCTTGGACGGTATCTGATGATGGTCTAAAATATACGTTTAAAATTCGAGATGGCATACTTTTCCATAATGGAGACAAGCTCACTGCAGATGACGTGGTATTTAGCATGAAGCGGCTTCTGACGATCAAAAGAGGCTTTTCCTACTTGTTTGAAGGATTGGTGAAGGATATTTCAAACCCTTCAAATGATACTGTTGTAATAACTTTAAGCGAGCCCTTTGGTCCATTTCTTTCTACACTTACCCGATTTTATATTGTCAACAAAAAACAAGTTCTAGAACATTTACAAGACGGAAATTACGGCGAATTTAAAGATTACGGTACAAATTGGCTCATAAATAACGATGCCGGGAGTGGCCCCTATAAGGTTGTAGAAATGGCACACAATCAACATTTAAGAGCGGTTAAATTTCCCGAATATTGGAAGGGCTTCAGCTCAGGCAATCCGGAAGGGTTCGAATTGCTTGCCGTTTCTGAGCCTGTAAGTGTGAGAACTATGATGATGCGCAGACAGCTTGAGTTTACTGACGAATATCAGCCTGTGGAAACCTATAAAAGTCTCGAAAAAGTAAAAGGGATTGATATATTTGCAATATCCAATGGCAAAATGTTGTACTTATCGTTGAACAATGCTAAGGCTCCTACTGATGATGTTCATTTCAGGAAAGCTTTGTCTTATGCCATAGATTACGAGGCGCTGCTTCAGATTTTTCCGTGGAGAAAACAACCTAAAGCTCCAATTGCACTTTCACTTATAGGCGCAGTTTCTGATTTGCCTTATTATGACTATGATTTGGAGAAGGCAAAAGAAGAACTATCTCTTTCCAAGTATGCCGACAATCCTGATCAATTTCCCGTTGAAATAGCATGGGTAGCTGACGTGCCCGATAGGGAAAAACTAGCTTTAGCTTTCCAAACTTACTTCGATAAACTGGGAGTTAATGTTGAGGTTGTCAAAGTTCCGTGGGCTAAGTTTGTTGACCAGGCATCACGTTTGGAGGATACCCCTCATGGTACCACTATCAGTGAATCTTCTCATTATAGCGAGGCAGGTTCGCTTTTGCGGGCAATATATCATTCAGAATCAATTGGAACCTACACTAACACAAGTTGGGTAAAGTACCCTGATATCGATGAGGCAATTGATAAGGCACTTAAGGAAACCGATTTAAATGAGCGTCTAAAACTTTATCGCAAAGCGCAAGAATTAATAGTACAATACCAACCTCACATTCCTATTTTTGAAGAGCCGGAAGTTCACGCCTATCAATCTGGTTATTTAACGTGGGAACCTGCGGAACTTCAGAAACAAGAAAAAACAATTGCTCCTGGTTTAGATTTGCTGTATATGCTGGGTGTCCAATTTAGAGAAGAATAA
- a CDS encoding M29 family metallopeptidase, whose protein sequence is MEFKSGIEPTEKYCSMETMNGALKLVRDVMLAKEGETVVITCDSSGDRRVAEAIGDAAYAIGAKPIVLYYPTPVKTFASEMPAHMAAATANADVWIEIAYATVMHSQTWRDAMEKGCRYINLTGMDVMMLVNCIERIDYDMVVELGRHFQEILGKANKVEVKNPSGTNLVAYNQGRKIRLSGEKATKKGYPIMLAGQVSWCPIEETINGTVVFDAAVFPPAQLGIIKEPIALEIEKGVIQSISGGREAKIFETWLKSFNDPNMFRLAHYSLGFNPGVNAPTGRIVEDERIFGCIEFGFGSQGKQIMGKCWSAASHTDGVTLNPTILLDGSVFEENGIYKDPKAVEICKKMNIPGY, encoded by the coding sequence ATGGAATTTAAAAGCGGGATAGAACCAACGGAAAAATATTGTTCTATGGAAACCATGAACGGAGCCCTGAAATTGGTGCGGGACGTCATGCTTGCAAAAGAAGGAGAAACTGTCGTTATAACTTGCGACAGCTCAGGTGATAGAAGAGTTGCCGAAGCGATTGGTGATGCTGCTTATGCCATCGGCGCTAAACCCATTGTATTATACTACCCTACCCCTGTTAAGACCTTTGCGAGCGAAATGCCAGCCCATATGGCAGCCGCGACAGCAAATGCAGATGTTTGGATAGAAATTGCATACGCCACCGTTATGCATTCACAAACCTGGAGAGATGCTATGGAAAAAGGTTGCAGATATATCAATCTTACGGGTATGGACGTGATGATGCTGGTAAATTGTATCGAAAGAATAGATTACGATATGGTGGTCGAGCTGGGGCGTCACTTCCAGGAGATACTTGGAAAAGCAAATAAGGTTGAAGTCAAAAATCCTAGCGGAACCAATCTGGTGGCATATAACCAAGGACGCAAGATACGCCTCTCCGGAGAAAAAGCTACGAAAAAGGGATATCCTATCATGCTAGCTGGCCAGGTAAGTTGGTGTCCCATAGAAGAGACAATAAACGGCACAGTGGTATTTGACGCAGCAGTGTTTCCTCCTGCACAACTTGGAATTATAAAGGAACCGATAGCATTAGAGATAGAAAAAGGTGTGATACAGTCAATATCCGGTGGAAGAGAGGCAAAGATCTTTGAGACGTGGCTTAAATCTTTTAATGATCCGAATATGTTCAGGCTCGCCCACTACTCTCTTGGCTTTAATCCGGGCGTAAATGCTCCTACCGGCAGGATCGTCGAAGACGAGAGGATTTTTGGATGTATAGAATTTGGTTTTGGCAGTCAAGGCAAACAAATTATGGGCAAATGTTGGTCTGCAGCATCTCACACGGATGGCGTTACCCTAAATCCTACCATTTTGCTTGATGGCAGTGTCTTTGAAGAAAACGGAATTTACAAAGATCCGAAGGCCGTCGAAATTTGTAAGAAAATGAATATCCCAGGCTATTAA
- a CDS encoding ABC transporter permease — MEIFRFICKRTLWSLVALVGLSIIIFTLSRVVPGDPARMALGPRATEEAVEALRIELKLDQPIIYQYFHWIASVLKGDFGLSLMTMRSVTDDIKIYLPATLELVIVAAIIQCVFGILLGVLATASQGSYMDYFLRIVAYIGVVTPSFVFAVLFMLLFGYKWPILPVLGRTSVGLGVQPITGMIVVDSILRCNFPVAVDAFVHLLLPATALAMNGMAQLARITRSSMIDNGERDYIVMETAQGLSKREIFFKYLLRPSVIPAVSVLALQIGALFANAFLVESIFNWPGLSRYGVEAMLFKDLNAVSAVICIVGFVFIIANIFVDILVAIIDPRVRLKAGE, encoded by the coding sequence ATGGAGATTTTTCGCTTTATTTGTAAGCGCACCTTATGGTCGTTAGTAGCTCTAGTAGGGCTATCGATCATCATATTCACTTTATCCAGAGTTGTACCAGGTGATCCAGCACGTATGGCATTAGGGCCACGGGCTACAGAAGAGGCAGTTGAGGCTCTAAGAATTGAATTGAAGTTGGACCAACCGATAATATATCAGTACTTTCATTGGATCGCCAGTGTTTTAAAGGGAGATTTTGGACTGTCGTTAATGACAATGAGATCGGTAACGGATGATATTAAGATTTATTTACCTGCCACATTAGAACTTGTAATTGTTGCAGCTATAATTCAATGTGTTTTCGGAATACTTCTCGGAGTTCTTGCTACTGCAAGTCAAGGCAGTTATATGGATTACTTTCTTAGGATAGTAGCTTATATAGGCGTTGTAACACCTTCATTTGTTTTCGCAGTTTTGTTCATGCTCCTTTTTGGTTACAAATGGCCAATTCTCCCAGTTTTAGGGCGTACAAGCGTTGGATTAGGTGTTCAACCGATTACGGGGATGATCGTGGTGGATAGTATCTTACGTTGTAATTTTCCTGTCGCAGTAGATGCTTTTGTTCACCTTCTCCTCCCAGCGACCGCCCTTGCAATGAATGGCATGGCTCAACTGGCGAGGATTACCCGGTCTTCTATGATAGACAATGGCGAGAGAGATTATATTGTCATGGAAACAGCTCAGGGATTAAGTAAAAGGGAGATATTTTTTAAATACTTACTTAGACCTTCTGTGATCCCTGCCGTTTCCGTGTTAGCGCTACAGATCGGCGCATTGTTTGCTAATGCTTTTTTAGTTGAATCAATATTTAACTGGCCAGGCCTCTCGCGTTATGGAGTGGAAGCTATGTTATTCAAAGACTTAAACGCGGTGAGTGCGGTTATTTGCATCGTCGGATTTGTTTTTATAATTGCCAATATATTTGTTGACATACTAGTAGCCATCATAGATCCCAGAGTCAGGCTTAAGGCTGGGGAGTGA
- a CDS encoding PucR family transcriptional regulator: MPLTVEEMLQIGDLKDVEVLAGERGLSSRAVKTVVVIDVPNAGQWIRGGEFLLTSGYLFADDEFSFIDLVDSLAQKNAAALGVKIGRFLSKIPDEAISKANKYNFPILKIPTYMNHVDIINPVLSAIINTQYKLLETTETLRNKFLDSILLSKGVEDILNILEEFLNMGIAFVDNILGIRYYSRNSGLKGAIENSYITEIVNKYPNTQITIENRVIGYLIYEKEPSYLTSFADIAIREAQRALLLNYQKMEFAHEVERRHRDVFLKDLLYSKFKKPAEVFLQAKIYGWDPTWKLIVVVIYIDNIHKENFDDNLTNNSRSENEFSLSQKFAAYFPGAILTQIDPHYVALIPVKEEKSFTFLRNKIKELHQIISQSKKIDLVITLSSVKKDLLEAPHAFAECLETFDILRRTEQKPGVYSWCDLGVEKVLCTLKGTEMSQNFWRLILGKLIDRQDESSSFLLQTLEALIINDWQMRPTAEFLHIHYNTLKYRIKKLEEILEIDGLQEGKLRFEVTLAFMLYRLEHSKSLHNWPRSRRV; encoded by the coding sequence ATGCCTTTAACCGTAGAAGAAATGTTACAAATCGGCGATTTAAAGGATGTGGAAGTCTTGGCAGGCGAGCGCGGCCTTTCCAGTAGAGCGGTTAAGACCGTAGTGGTAATAGATGTACCAAACGCAGGTCAATGGATTAGAGGCGGAGAATTTTTGCTCACTTCTGGATACCTTTTTGCAGATGACGAGTTCTCCTTTATTGATCTGGTCGATAGTCTTGCCCAAAAAAATGCAGCCGCTTTAGGTGTTAAGATCGGTCGTTTCTTAAGCAAGATACCGGATGAAGCAATATCAAAGGCCAACAAATACAATTTTCCCATCTTAAAGATACCTACGTATATGAATCATGTAGATATTATAAATCCGGTACTTTCAGCTATCATCAACACTCAATATAAATTGCTAGAAACAACGGAAACCCTAAGGAACAAATTTCTCGATTCGATTTTATTAAGCAAGGGAGTCGAAGATATACTTAATATATTGGAAGAATTTTTAAACATGGGCATAGCATTTGTCGACAATATTCTTGGGATACGTTATTATTCCAGAAATAGCGGCCTAAAAGGTGCAATTGAAAACTCATACATAACTGAGATAGTAAATAAATATCCAAACACTCAAATTACTATTGAGAATAGGGTTATAGGATATTTGATTTACGAAAAAGAGCCGAGTTATTTAACTAGTTTTGCTGATATTGCAATTCGTGAAGCTCAAAGGGCATTGCTCTTGAATTATCAAAAAATGGAATTTGCTCATGAAGTCGAAAGGCGCCATAGGGATGTATTTTTAAAAGATCTCCTGTACTCTAAGTTTAAAAAACCGGCCGAGGTGTTTCTGCAGGCCAAGATATATGGGTGGGATCCCACATGGAAACTAATCGTAGTTGTAATTTACATCGATAACATACACAAAGAAAATTTCGATGATAATTTAACAAACAACTCCAGGAGTGAAAATGAATTTTCGTTGTCCCAAAAATTCGCTGCCTATTTCCCAGGCGCAATATTGACCCAGATTGACCCGCATTACGTAGCCCTAATCCCCGTAAAAGAGGAAAAAAGTTTCACCTTTTTACGCAACAAAATAAAGGAACTACATCAAATAATATCACAATCCAAAAAAATTGACCTTGTCATAACCTTAAGTTCTGTAAAAAAGGATTTATTGGAAGCTCCTCATGCTTTTGCCGAATGCCTGGAAACTTTTGATATCTTAAGACGAACTGAACAGAAACCAGGTGTGTATTCATGGTGCGACCTTGGCGTAGAGAAGGTTTTATGTACTCTCAAAGGAACCGAAATGAGCCAAAACTTCTGGAGACTTATTTTGGGCAAGTTGATCGATAGACAGGATGAAAGTTCATCGTTTTTGCTGCAAACGCTTGAAGCACTTATTATAAACGACTGGCAAATGAGACCAACGGCCGAGTTTCTCCACATTCATTACAACACACTAAAATATAGAATTAAAAAACTGGAAGAAATTTTGGAAATCGATGGTCTGCAAGAGGGAAAACTACGCTTTGAGGTTACCTTGGCCTTTATGCTATATAGGTTAGAGCACAGTAAATCATTGCACAATTGGCCACGAAGTCGCAGAGTTTAG
- a CDS encoding ABC transporter permease, whose amino-acid sequence MHNEGSNVISRRQLLVEDWKHTLYLWRQNKLAMVGTVLVAFFILIAIFAPLIAPYDPIEVDLSRTLLPPSSEHIFGTDQFGRDIFSRVVYGARIEVGIILLVTVISGTIGLAVGITAGYFGGVIDDVLMRITDVFLSFPNLILAMALSAMLGRGVFNAIIAISLVGWTIIARLARAESMKIKSLPYIEAIRALGASNIRILLLHILPMCMSPVLVQLSLRMGSIILTAAGLGFLGLGAQPPTPEWGAIVSDGRSYLVEQWWISTFPGLFIALVVLGFNLLGDGIRDMMDPRIRR is encoded by the coding sequence TTGCATAACGAAGGCTCGAACGTGATATCACGCCGACAACTTTTGGTCGAAGACTGGAAACATACCCTTTACCTGTGGAGGCAAAACAAACTGGCGATGGTGGGGACCGTTCTGGTTGCCTTTTTCATATTGATTGCTATTTTTGCCCCCTTAATAGCTCCCTACGATCCTATAGAAGTCGATCTTTCCCGAACCCTGCTCCCACCAAGCAGTGAGCATATATTTGGGACGGATCAATTTGGCAGGGATATCTTTAGTAGAGTTGTATACGGGGCGCGTATTGAAGTTGGTATTATTTTGCTTGTAACAGTGATTAGCGGAACGATAGGGCTTGCAGTAGGTATAACGGCAGGATATTTTGGCGGTGTAATCGACGATGTTTTAATGAGAATTACCGATGTATTTTTGTCCTTCCCCAACTTGATCTTGGCCATGGCTTTATCGGCCATGCTGGGTCGTGGAGTATTTAATGCCATCATCGCAATATCCTTGGTAGGGTGGACCATTATAGCAAGGTTAGCGCGTGCCGAATCAATGAAGATAAAATCGTTGCCTTACATTGAAGCGATAAGAGCTCTGGGCGCCAGCAACATCAGGATATTGCTCCTTCATATATTGCCCATGTGCATGTCGCCAGTGTTGGTTCAGCTGTCCTTGAGGATGGGGTCCATAATATTGACGGCAGCAGGTTTGGGCTTCCTCGGCCTTGGTGCCCAGCCTCCTACACCTGAATGGGGTGCTATCGTAAGCGATGGCCGAAGTTATCTCGTGGAACAGTGGTGGATATCGACATTTCCCGGTTTATTCATAGCATTGGTAGTCTTGGGATTTAATCTTCTAGGCGATGGTATACGTGACATGATGGACCCGAGGATTAGGAGGTAA
- a CDS encoding ABC transporter ATP-binding protein — protein sequence MKRLLDVSDLRVMFHTYRGTIKALNGVRLWLNEEERLGIVGETGCGKSVSALSVMRLIEAPGEIIDGQILFEGNDILKLSEEEMDRHIRGKRMSMIFQEPISALNPVFKVGFQIAEAIAHRNDIDIGDAYKLVPESLEMVGLDWKRSIDLYPHELSGGMAQRAMIAMALAIKPKLLIADEPTSALDVTIQAQILQLLDELVKIGKNAVILITHDLGVASEFCDRITVMYAGNVIEISNSEEIFDEPLHPYTKGLISSIPIIGASRELTGIPGSVPDLVSPPSGCRFHPRCDFCFDRCRMELPALSEILPGHFVACHLYSDGVKEG from the coding sequence ATGAAAAGGCTACTTGATGTCTCAGATTTGCGGGTCATGTTTCATACCTACAGGGGGACTATCAAAGCGCTTAACGGAGTAAGGCTATGGCTTAACGAAGAGGAACGCTTAGGCATAGTAGGAGAAACGGGTTGTGGTAAGTCCGTGTCCGCTCTTTCTGTCATGAGACTGATAGAGGCTCCGGGTGAAATAATAGATGGGCAAATTTTGTTCGAGGGCAATGACATCCTAAAACTTTCCGAAGAGGAAATGGACAGACATATTCGAGGCAAAAGAATGTCCATGATATTTCAAGAACCCATTTCTGCCCTAAACCCCGTTTTCAAAGTAGGATTTCAGATTGCAGAGGCAATAGCCCATAGAAATGATATCGATATAGGCGATGCCTACAAGCTTGTGCCTGAGAGTCTGGAAATGGTGGGTCTTGATTGGAAAAGATCGATAGATTTATACCCCCACGAATTGAGCGGTGGCATGGCCCAAAGGGCAATGATTGCCATGGCACTGGCGATAAAACCAAAACTACTGATAGCCGATGAACCAACTTCTGCGCTAGACGTAACCATTCAGGCGCAGATACTACAATTATTGGACGAATTGGTGAAGATTGGGAAAAACGCAGTTATCCTGATAACCCACGATCTTGGGGTTGCTTCAGAATTTTGCGACAGGATAACCGTGATGTACGCCGGGAATGTCATCGAGATATCTAACTCGGAGGAAATATTCGATGAACCTTTGCACCCTTATACAAAGGGTCTGATAAGTTCTATTCCAATAATAGGAGCTTCTAGGGAGTTGACCGGCATCCCTGGTTCTGTGCCTGATTTGGTATCCCCTCCCTCCGGTTGCAGGTTTCATCCCAGGTGTGATTTTTGTTTTGACAGATGTCGCATGGAACTTCCAGCTTTAAGTGAAATATTGCCAGGGCATTTCGTCGCATGTCATCTTTATTCTGACGGCGTGAAGGAGGGCTAG
- a CDS encoding ABC transporter ATP-binding protein, protein MEAIVTIENLRKYFDIKKSIFSKPRKVKAINDISLNIPRGSIFSVVGESGSGKSTLGRLILKLIEPTSGKICFEGEDITDLGSKDLIKYRREMQIVQQDPYNSLHPRKLIKDIVGEGLKIHYKLPSDEIYVRIKEILERVGLREEHMFRYPHEFSGGQRQRIAMARALVLRPKFLVLDEPTSALDVSVQARTLALLKELKESLELTYLFITHNLAVVDYIATHVTVMYLGKIMELGSKDEIFSNPKHPYTMSLLEAIPSAGRGKRIRKIPRGEIPSPLDPPKGCLFHTRCVQAMDICSKEEPDEIEISKGHLCRCHLYS, encoded by the coding sequence ATGGAGGCAATCGTTACAATTGAAAATCTGCGAAAATACTTTGATATTAAAAAATCTATATTCTCCAAGCCTCGCAAAGTAAAAGCGATAAACGATATTTCTTTGAATATTCCAAGAGGTTCCATCTTTTCCGTTGTCGGAGAGTCAGGTTCTGGCAAGAGTACGCTGGGCAGGCTAATTCTAAAACTTATCGAGCCTACATCAGGAAAAATCTGTTTTGAGGGTGAAGATATCACCGATCTTGGTTCTAAAGATCTGATCAAATATAGGCGAGAAATGCAAATAGTTCAACAAGACCCATACAACTCTCTACACCCCAGAAAGCTGATCAAAGATATCGTCGGAGAAGGGTTGAAAATACATTACAAGCTTCCGTCAGACGAGATATACGTCAGAATTAAGGAAATTCTGGAGCGCGTCGGTTTGCGGGAGGAGCATATGTTCAGATACCCCCATGAATTTTCCGGTGGTCAACGGCAAAGGATAGCGATGGCAAGAGCTCTTGTGTTGCGTCCCAAGTTCTTAGTCTTAGACGAGCCCACATCCGCACTCGACGTATCCGTTCAGGCGAGGACCTTGGCTTTGTTAAAGGAACTGAAAGAAAGCCTAGAATTGACATATCTTTTCATAACCCACAACCTCGCAGTGGTAGATTACATTGCCACTCACGTCACGGTCATGTATTTGGGCAAAATCATGGAATTGGGAAGCAAGGACGAAATATTTTCAAACCCGAAACACCCCTACACAATGAGCCTTCTTGAGGCAATACCCAGCGCAGGCAGGGGGAAGAGGATCCGAAAAATACCGCGGGGAGAGATACCAAGTCCCCTGGATCCCCCTAAGGGTTGTCTCTTTCACACCAGATGCGTCCAAGCGATGGATATATGTTCAAAAGAAGAACCCGATGAGATAGAAATTTCCAAGGGGCATCTTTGCAGGTGCCATCTTTATTCTTAA
- a CDS encoding ABC transporter permease → MKLETFIIKRLFLMLIVLFGVSVVVFVVARAIPADPVGAILGGNAPIELVDEMRRRLGLDKPLFDQFLDFMSGVVRGDLGVSIKSNRPVIKDIAEFFPATLELALVAALISIILGVPLGIFSAVHRNKLVDHFCRVFSILGVSMPVFWTGLLLLILFYYRLGWLPGSGRVGIFTVMPPKVTGLLLLDSLLAGDFGAFKDALSHIILPAVVLGYSATASIARIMRSSMLDVLRQDFIRTAKAKGIGRRLVIYRHALRNALIPVVTVIGLTFGSLLEGAVLTETIFGWPGLGRYIVNSLLLLDYPAIMGGTLFVAVVYSLVNLVVDIIYAALDPRMRV, encoded by the coding sequence ATGAAGCTTGAAACCTTCATCATAAAAAGGTTATTTTTGATGCTTATCGTCCTATTTGGCGTATCCGTTGTGGTCTTCGTGGTAGCTAGAGCGATACCTGCAGATCCCGTAGGCGCAATTTTGGGAGGCAACGCCCCTATAGAATTGGTTGATGAGATGAGAAGGCGCTTAGGTTTGGACAAACCCCTTTTCGACCAATTTCTCGATTTCATGTCGGGTGTCGTGAGAGGCGATTTGGGAGTATCAATTAAAAGCAACAGGCCGGTCATAAAGGATATTGCTGAGTTTTTCCCTGCAACGTTAGAGCTTGCTTTAGTGGCAGCTCTAATCTCCATAATTTTAGGGGTACCTTTGGGAATTTTTTCTGCGGTACATCGTAACAAGCTGGTAGATCATTTTTGTAGAGTTTTTTCTATATTGGGTGTATCTATGCCTGTTTTCTGGACGGGCCTTTTGCTTTTAATTCTCTTTTATTATCGTTTGGGTTGGCTGCCAGGCAGCGGGAGGGTTGGAATATTTACCGTCATGCCGCCCAAGGTTACGGGTCTTTTGCTGTTGGACTCCCTTCTGGCAGGAGACTTTGGTGCTTTTAAAGATGCTTTATCGCATATAATATTACCCGCTGTCGTCCTCGGTTACTCCGCGACAGCTTCAATTGCCAGAATCATGCGATCGAGCATGTTAGACGTATTAAGGCAAGATTTCATAAGAACAGCTAAGGCCAAAGGAATAGGAAGAAGGCTTGTCATATACAGACATGCCTTGCGCAATGCCTTGATACCTGTTGTTACGGTAATAGGATTGACCTTCGGCAGCTTGCTCGAGGGAGCTGTTTTAACTGAAACAATTTTCGGTTGGCCCGGACTCGGTCGATATATAGTCAATTCTTTGCTTCTCTTGGATTATCCGGCAATCATGGGTGGCACCCTATTTGTCGCTGTTGTTTATTCCCTAGTCAACTTGGTTGTTGATATAATCTACGCAGCTTTAGATCCAAGGATGAGAGTATAG